A DNA window from Hevea brasiliensis isolate MT/VB/25A 57/8 chromosome 2, ASM3005281v1, whole genome shotgun sequence contains the following coding sequences:
- the LOC110636887 gene encoding SNF1-related protein kinase regulatory subunit beta-1 yields MGNVNGREEGVKGPDEDGSNGQSTPIQTAYSYRAAAVASSVPMANASNDNNNNNYINTTPSRSPARSASPLLFASQIPIASFQRSDGLPFLNQMWRNESPGVVDHPPEQGIPTIISWNYGGNEVFLEGSWDNWMSRKRMQRSGNDHSILLVLRSGIYHYKFIVDGEWRYNPDLPCVSDGMGRFYNLLDVNNYVPENLDSVAEFEAPPSPGSTYGQSFPSEEDFAREPLVVPQQLRLTVLGMENSNEASLKPQHVVLNHLFLDKGRASQSLVALGLTHRFQSKFVTVVLYKPLKR; encoded by the exons ATGGGAAATGTAAACGGTAGAGAAGAGGGAGTAAAAGGGCCAGATGAAGACGGATCCAACGGTCAATCAACGCCCATCCAAACCGCCTATTCGTATCGTGCAGCTGCGGTTGCTTCTTCGGTTCCTATGGCTAATGCTAGCAacgataataacaataataattacattAATACGACACCGTCTCGCAGCCCTGCTCGTTCCGCTTCCCCTCTTTTGTTCGCTTCTCAG ATTCCTATAGCTTCCTTTCAGAGGTCTGATGGCCTGCCTTTTTTAAATCAAATGTGGCGAAATGAATCTCCTGGAGTTGTTGATCATCCTCCTGAGCAAGGAATCCCAACCATTATCTCCTGGAACTATGGTGGTAATGAAGTATTCCTTGAAGGATCTTGGGATAACTGGATGTCAAG GAAGCGAATGCAAAGATCTGGTAACGATCATTCTATTCTGCTGGTCCTTCGATCAGGTATATACCATTATAAGTTTATTGTAGATGGGGAATGGAGATATAATCCAGATCTTCCTTGTGTGTCTGATGGGATGGGCCGTTTTTATAATCTTCTTGATGTTAAT AATTATGTGCCAGAAAACCTGGACAGTGTGGCTGAATTTGAGGCTCCACCATCTCCAGGCTCCACTTATGGTCAGTCATTTCCAAGTGAGGAAGATTTTGCAAGAGAGCCATTAGTTGTTCCACAACAGCTGCGTCTTACTGTCCTTGGTATGGAGAATTCAAATGAAGCTTCTTTAAAACCTCAACACGTTGTGCTTAACCACCTTTTTTTAGATAAAGGACGGGCATCTCAGTCTCTAGTTGCTTTGGGACTTACCCATAGGTTCCAATCCAAATTTGTCACTGTTGTCCTTTATAAGCCTCTCAAAAGGTAG